One genomic region from Labeo rohita strain BAU-BD-2019 chromosome 7, IGBB_LRoh.1.0, whole genome shotgun sequence encodes:
- the si:ch211-119e14.1 gene encoding cilia- and flagella-associated protein 251 — protein sequence MASAPNNADNTTTVIALLFLWIILVLALVYFYKKLNADTNGQYTIQRIVFAPGGLRDRLRQGVGVVENRLGVHIWPQPRDDEENIGNNEEEDEEGEGHDQQNDSYTEEGEQQENDDDRDDSSDDYSSVDLRERAKMQMKKEEKEKQKEEEKEEAAAGEEKKSEEVKNEEKVELLVDLKPFTGSAIWSGENKDGNDENDLTAL from the coding sequence ATGGCGTCAGCTCCGAATAATGCAGACAACACCACAACTGTCATTGCCCTCCTCTTCTTATGGATCATACTTGTTCTGGCCCTagtatacttttataaaaaGCTTAATGCGGACACAAATGGACAGTACACCATCCAGCGCATAGTCTTCGCCCCTGGCGGCCTGCGGGATCGATTGAGACAAGGAGTCGGGGTTGTGGAAAACAGACTTGGCGTCCACATTTGGCCTCAACCGCGTGATGATGAGGAGAACATAGGAAATAATGAGGAAGAGGACGAGGAGGGTGAAGGTCACGACCAACAGAATGACAGTTACACAGAGGAGGGTGAGCAACAGGAAAATGACGACGACAGAGACGATTCTTCAGACGACTATTCCAGTGTTGATCTGAGGGAGAGGGCAAAGATGCAGATGAAGAAAGAAGAGAAGGAGAAACaaaaggaggaggagaaggaggaggcaGCAGCGGGAGAGGAGAAGAAAAGTGAAGAAGTAAAAAATGAGGAGAAAGTAGAGTTGCTTGTAGATCTGAAGCCGTTCACAGGTAGTGCAATTTGGTCGGGGGAGAACAAGGATGGAAATGATGAAAATGACTTGACTGCTTTATGA